The Achromobacter pestifer genome includes a region encoding these proteins:
- a CDS encoding fimbria/pilus periplasmic chaperone, with product MKRLRDGASILRLAASLLLTATAAGAQAGLTVIGTRFVYPANARSLTLHTGNSGEVPILVQTWLDQEHAQTRTDPSELPAPFMLTPPVYRLDAGERKALRLRYTGEPLPPDRESVFWINFLEIPSLPPARRNQLQLTFRLRMKVLFRPAGLQGSPREAPAQVTWKYRRASDAAAPWQLEAHNPTPFHVSLARLEVPAASGTQRMDGLTLAPYATTRYALPAAPPPRAGAATLRYEAAGDAGDLIFGEAALVPAD from the coding sequence ATGAAGCGCCTGCGAGACGGAGCCTCGATCCTGCGCCTGGCCGCCAGCCTGCTGCTGACCGCCACGGCGGCCGGAGCGCAAGCCGGCCTGACCGTGATCGGCACGCGCTTCGTCTACCCGGCGAACGCCCGGTCTCTGACCCTGCACACCGGCAACTCGGGGGAGGTTCCCATCCTGGTGCAAACCTGGCTGGATCAGGAACATGCGCAAACGCGCACCGACCCCAGCGAGCTGCCCGCGCCCTTCATGCTGACGCCGCCGGTCTACCGGTTGGACGCCGGCGAGCGCAAGGCGCTGCGGCTGCGCTACACCGGCGAGCCCTTGCCGCCTGACCGCGAATCGGTGTTCTGGATCAATTTCCTTGAAATTCCCTCGCTTCCGCCTGCGCGCCGCAACCAGCTTCAACTGACATTCCGGCTGCGGATGAAAGTGCTGTTCCGCCCAGCAGGACTGCAAGGCAGTCCGCGGGAGGCGCCGGCGCAGGTCACATGGAAATACCGACGCGCAAGCGACGCCGCCGCGCCATGGCAACTGGAGGCGCATAACCCAACGCCCTTTCACGTATCGCTGGCGCGGCTCGAGGTTCCAGCCGCAAGCGGCACCCAGCGCATGGATGGCTTGACGCTGGCGCCCTATGCCACCACCCGCTACGCGCTGCCCGCCGCCCCGCCGCCGCGCGCAGGCGCGGCCACGCTGCGATATGAGGCCGCCGGCGACGCCGGCGACCTGATCTTCGGCGAGGCGGCGCTCGTGCCCGCAGATTGA